ATCTTAAACGGAAACATTTCCGGCTGGCCCGAAAGAGTCCTGCGCGGTTCTGGCGCATCACAGCCTCTTTGCAAAACCGGCCCCGACGCTACGCCTGTCCCAGCTTCTCCTTCGGAATCGCAAGACGGACACTTGCCGGATTCAGAATAATCCCTTTCACTTCTTTGCCGATTATCTGTTTCAGCTTCGCGCAGTCCACCGTGATTGCGCGGAATTGTTTTTTCACATTGAATTTCTGGAATTCGTTCGGGTCGGTGCAGATGGGGTGGTATGCATTTCCGTTCTGCAGCTTTAAGAGCGGCAGCTTCATATCCTGCGCCTGCACCTTCTCCCCGCTTTCCTCCGGCACCTGCACCGGCATCAGAAGCTTTCCTCTGTGCAGATTTACCAGCATTTCCTCCTCCAGGTCCCGCAGACTGCTGTTGTCGCGGTTTTCCTCCGGCATATTGCGCTCCTGCGCAAAGTAGATGGCGGTAAGCTGCAGCTCCGGATTGAACACCGGCTGCTTTTCCGGTTCAAGCTTTGAATAATCCGGTCTGCGCACAAGCGTTTCCAGCTCGATTGCCAGTCTGTTTACGCTGTTATCCAGCAGAAGCTCGTTCACTCCCATTGCAAAAAGGCTCATATAAAAGGAAAGGAACTGCTTATTTTCCAGCTTCACGACCAGAAGCTCGCGCTTGTTCTGCATCTCCTTCAGCGCGCACTTCTTCGCAAAGGATTCCTCGCTGAAGATCCATACCTGGTCGCTGCAGGTATCCGGGTCGCAGTATACGTACGGCAGGTTTGTCGCTTTGGTAAACAACGTATAAATGGTTTCTATCTTCTGCAGGCGGCGCAGCACCAGATGGTAAAAGAATTCCTCACGCTTTGTAAAAAACAGCGCCGCCTGCTGTACCTTCACATTTTTTTCTTTCATGGATGCCGCTGAATTTTTCAGAATGATAAGCTCCTGCATCGGTACGTTTTCGTAGCTTTCTTCTTTGAAATCGGCAGATACCAGTAGTTTCTTTAATTCTTCCTGTTTCGTGTTTGTCATGTTACGTTCCTCACTTAAATTAATTTTTGAATGTCCGGCAGCACTGCCAGACTTCTCTTTAGAATGCCGTTCATATAGGCAATCGCCGTGCCGTAATTGGTGACAGGCACGCCCGCGTCCAGCGCGGTCTGTATGCGGTAACGCATTTCCCGCTCATTTAGCATACACCCTCCGCAGTGAATAATCAACCGGTATGTCGACAAATCTTCCGGAAATTCTGTGCCGGAGGTGAAGGAAAACTGCAGATTTCTGCCTGTAAATTCCCTGAGCCACCGCGGAAGCTTCACCGTTCCGATATCCTCGCACTGCCGGTGATGCGTGCAGCCCTCCGCAATCAGCACGGCATCGCCCTCCTGCAGGCGGGATATCTGCGCCGCTCCGCGCACGGATGCCTCCAGGGTTCCCTTATAGCGCGCCATCAGTATGGAGAAGGAGGTGAGCGGTATATCCGGCGACGTTTCGGCAGAAACCTTTGCAAATGCCTGGCTGTCGGTAATGACCAGCGCCGTTTTTTTTCCAAGACTGTCAAGCGTTTCCTTCAGCTCCGTTTCCCGTATCACCACCGAGACTGCCCCGCTCTCCAGCAAATCGCGGATCGTCTGCTGCTGCGGCAGAATCAGCCGTCCCTTCGGCGCCGCGCTGTCGATCGGCGTGACAAGCACCACAAAATCGTTTGCCTTCACCAGATCGCCGACCAGTCTTTTTTCTTCCCCCTGCTCTTTTGAGAGGGCAGCAATCTTTTCCTTCAGCTCGTATATATTGCTCTTTTCCCGTGCGCTGATATAAATCTCATGCGCTCCCGCTTCCGGCACCCGCTCCAGAAGGTCTGCTTTATTGTAAGCGATAATATAGGGAATCTCTTTTTTTGCAAAAATTCCCGTCAGCTCCCGCTCCACCTCCGTCATGCCCGCAGTCGCGTCCACCACCAGCACCGCCACATCCGTCTTGTTCAGCACCTGCTTTGTCCTGCGCACGCGCAGCTCTCC
This is a stretch of genomic DNA from Marvinbryantia formatexigens DSM 14469. It encodes these proteins:
- a CDS encoding SseB family protein — protein: MTNTKQEELKKLLVSADFKEESYENVPMQELIILKNSAASMKEKNVKVQQAALFFTKREEFFYHLVLRRLQKIETIYTLFTKATNLPYVYCDPDTCSDQVWIFSEESFAKKCALKEMQNKRELLVVKLENKQFLSFYMSLFAMGVNELLLDNSVNRLAIELETLVRRPDYSKLEPEKQPVFNPELQLTAIYFAQERNMPEENRDNSSLRDLEEEMLVNLHRGKLLMPVQVPEESGEKVQAQDMKLPLLKLQNGNAYHPICTDPNEFQKFNVKKQFRAITVDCAKLKQIIGKEVKGIILNPASVRLAIPKEKLGQA
- the hydF gene encoding [FeFe] hydrogenase H-cluster maturation GTPase HydF is translated as MGMNQTPAANRVHIGFFGRRNAGKSSVVNAVTNQEIAVVSEVRGTTTDPVYKTMELLPVGPVMIIDTPGYDDEGSLGELRVRRTKQVLNKTDVAVLVVDATAGMTEVERELTGIFAKKEIPYIIAYNKADLLERVPEAGAHEIYISAREKSNIYELKEKIAALSKEQGEEKRLVGDLVKANDFVVLVTPIDSAAPKGRLILPQQQTIRDLLESGAVSVVIRETELKETLDSLGKKTALVITDSQAFAKVSAETSPDIPLTSFSILMARYKGTLEASVRGAAQISRLQEGDAVLIAEGCTHHRQCEDIGTVKLPRWLREFTGRNLQFSFTSGTEFPEDLSTYRLIIHCGGCMLNEREMRYRIQTALDAGVPVTNYGTAIAYMNGILKRSLAVLPDIQKLI